One part of the Haemophilus parainfluenzae genome encodes these proteins:
- a CDS encoding head-tail connector protein — translation MEKTDLTLEEIKQHLNVDHDLDDDLIESYKVAAFEVCQKHIGKTFGNEETENTVPFTPAIKVGCLMYIGHLYSNREITTDAPQTLIPMTVKSLWDVYREPCAY, via the coding sequence ATGGAAAAAACTGATTTAACGCTTGAAGAAATTAAGCAGCATTTAAACGTAGATCATGATTTAGATGATGACTTAATCGAAAGCTATAAGGTAGCAGCCTTTGAAGTATGCCAAAAGCATATAGGCAAAACCTTCGGTAATGAAGAAACAGAAAACACCGTTCCTTTTACCCCAGCTATAAAAGTGGGCTGCTTAATGTATATCGGGCATTTATACAGTAACCGAGAAATAACAACGGATGCCCCTCAAACGCTTATCCCCATGACTGTTAAATCTCTATGGGATGTTTACCGTGAGCCGTGCGCTTACTAA
- a CDS encoding TonB-dependent receptor — translation MNFKLSLISTALLTSFSISTFAGTKQAVDTNTETLEQINVQDTGIKQNGYQTTGTSVVSKAEVPVFDTPNTVNILSTKLLEDRKPESLIDALYNVSGVSQANTLGGMFDSIQKRGFGGNRDNSIMRNGLQAGPAKNFSATTETVEVLKGPASVLYGIQDPGGVVNIITKKPQQTPRYVVGGTLGNHSLWGTQLDFTGGLGNGFAYRFIYDKQEKDYWRNFGKVKNTTYAPSLSWENDKTKVLLSYEHKDILEPFDRGTNLFTATNALPDIPVSRRLDEPNNETTAKTDNIDFKIEHKLSDGWKLNAGYSYARYKYFYDQARITNVNVKTRTARRAIEQQQGDQRVHSGTLNIVGEFGIGDIANRFVAGIDAMRNIRDLGPIYNQGIMNSDINIDNPNYTSPVAEHKNGNGNAYQYNYLKTVGVYIQDTAYFTDNFIMTGGLRYEYFDQFAGRHCLNAANCKKGQNLTKTGNTDQHDGKLLYQLGAVYKFTPHIATFANYSESFRPQMSVATPVSGDLKPEQGKSFEIGAKYENSGFNTTLALFNISKRNVAEAVGSGSNAQLNIVGKQRSRGVEFDLNGQITDSLSVAANYTYTKVKSLENELYPDAVNQQLSGVPKHQASLFLAYNVGEFDFGNIRVGGGARYLGSWYAYNNTYTKAYKLPHAVVYDAFIAYDTKISGKKVSFQLNGKNLTDKTYYPSTSGNATNTLIPVALGYGREFIFNTKVEF, via the coding sequence ATGAATTTTAAATTAAGCCTTATTTCAACCGCACTTTTAACCAGTTTTTCTATTTCTACGTTTGCAGGAACTAAGCAGGCCGTAGATACAAATACCGAGACGCTTGAGCAAATTAACGTTCAAGATACGGGGATTAAACAAAATGGTTACCAAACGACAGGAACATCTGTCGTATCAAAAGCTGAAGTGCCAGTATTCGACACGCCAAACACAGTAAATATTCTTTCAACTAAACTACTAGAAGATCGCAAACCTGAATCACTCATTGATGCGCTTTATAACGTCAGTGGTGTAAGTCAAGCAAATACGTTAGGTGGTATGTTTGACTCTATTCAAAAACGTGGTTTTGGTGGAAACCGTGATAATTCAATTATGCGTAACGGTTTACAAGCTGGCCCAGCTAAAAACTTTAGCGCAACAACTGAAACCGTTGAAGTTTTAAAAGGACCTGCATCTGTACTTTATGGTATTCAAGATCCAGGTGGTGTAGTTAATATCATTACTAAAAAACCACAACAAACGCCACGTTATGTCGTTGGTGGAACCTTAGGTAATCATAGCCTGTGGGGAACGCAATTAGATTTTACTGGTGGCTTAGGAAATGGTTTTGCTTACCGCTTTATCTATGACAAACAAGAAAAAGACTACTGGCGTAATTTTGGCAAAGTGAAAAATACGACTTATGCCCCCTCTCTTTCTTGGGAAAATGATAAAACTAAAGTGCTTCTTTCTTATGAACATAAAGATATTCTTGAGCCATTTGATCGTGGTACAAATCTTTTTACGGCAACTAATGCATTACCGGATATTCCTGTATCGCGTCGTTTAGATGAGCCAAATAATGAAACCACGGCAAAAACCGATAACATCGATTTCAAAATTGAACACAAATTAAGTGATGGTTGGAAATTAAATGCAGGTTACAGCTATGCTCGTTACAAATATTTCTACGATCAAGCTCGTATTACAAATGTTAACGTTAAAACACGTACAGCCCGCCGTGCGATTGAACAGCAACAAGGCGATCAACGCGTTCATAGCGGTACATTAAATATCGTTGGTGAATTTGGTATTGGTGATATTGCTAACCGCTTTGTAGCGGGTATTGATGCAATGCGTAATATTCGTGATCTTGGTCCTATTTATAACCAAGGCATCATGAATTCTGATATCAATATTGATAATCCAAACTATACCAGCCCTGTTGCGGAACATAAAAATGGTAATGGCAACGCCTACCAATATAACTATCTCAAAACCGTTGGTGTTTATATTCAAGATACCGCCTACTTTACAGATAACTTTATTATGACGGGTGGTTTACGTTATGAGTATTTTGATCAATTTGCAGGACGTCATTGCTTAAATGCGGCAAACTGTAAAAAAGGTCAAAATCTAACAAAAACAGGAAATACCGATCAGCACGATGGTAAATTATTGTATCAATTAGGTGCCGTATATAAATTTACGCCACATATTGCGACCTTTGCAAACTACTCTGAGTCTTTCCGTCCACAAATGAGTGTGGCAACTCCAGTTAGCGGCGATTTAAAACCAGAACAAGGTAAATCTTTTGAAATTGGTGCAAAATACGAAAACTCAGGCTTTAATACGACACTTGCATTATTCAATATCAGCAAACGTAATGTGGCTGAGGCTGTTGGTTCTGGTTCAAATGCGCAATTGAACATCGTCGGCAAACAACGTTCTCGTGGTGTGGAATTCGATCTTAATGGTCAAATTACGGATAGTCTAAGCGTAGCGGCTAACTATACCTACACCAAAGTTAAATCACTTGAAAATGAGCTTTATCCTGATGCAGTAAATCAACAACTTTCTGGTGTACCAAAACATCAAGCGTCTTTATTCCTAGCTTATAACGTAGGTGAATTTGATTTTGGTAACATCCGTGTTGGTGGTGGTGCTCGTTATTTAGGTTCCTGGTATGCCTACAATAATACTTATACAAAAGCATACAAATTACCTCATGCCGTGGTATATGATGCCTTTATTGCTTACGATACCAAAATCTCTGGCAAGAAAGTCTCTTTCC
- a CDS encoding phage terminase small subunit P27 family — protein sequence MTTKNKKKTHNPPSFLDPIAKAVWKERIPQLLERGDIQDADLIHLELYCVNYSLFRAAVEDIHKNGFSIVNSQGTQSRNPALSAKADAEKVMVKMSSLLGFDPVSRRKNPVEVETTDMFDQVLTM from the coding sequence ATGACAACAAAAAACAAGAAAAAAACGCATAATCCACCGAGTTTTTTAGATCCAATCGCTAAAGCAGTATGGAAAGAACGAATTCCACAACTTCTTGAACGTGGTGATATTCAAGATGCGGACTTAATTCACCTGGAATTATATTGCGTGAATTACTCTCTTTTCCGTGCTGCAGTTGAGGATATTCATAAAAACGGCTTTTCAATAGTAAATAGCCAAGGTACGCAATCAAGAAACCCCGCACTGTCAGCGAAAGCAGATGCTGAAAAAGTGATGGTGAAAATGTCCTCGCTTTTAGGCTTTGACCCAGTAAGTCGCAGAAAAAATCCGGTTGAAGTTGAAACTACAGATATGTTTGATCAAGTGCTTACAATGTAG
- a CDS encoding HNH endonuclease signature motif containing protein, protein MPYQPLRRCSYPNCKNKVKSGRCEEHKPKDTRASSSARGYDHKWSKYRAQYLRFHPLCVMCLEKGIYTPATVIDHIKPVENGQADPLFWVESNHQALCRNCHSYKTRVIDQRGYGAKK, encoded by the coding sequence ATGCCTTATCAACCACTAAGACGATGCAGCTATCCTAACTGTAAAAACAAAGTAAAGTCCGGTAGATGCGAAGAACATAAGCCAAAAGACACAAGAGCAAGCAGTAGCGCGCGAGGATATGACCATAAGTGGAGCAAGTACCGCGCGCAATACTTACGCTTTCACCCGCTTTGTGTAATGTGTTTAGAGAAAGGAATCTACACACCCGCAACGGTGATAGATCATATAAAGCCAGTAGAGAATGGACAGGCAGACCCTCTATTCTGGGTTGAATCTAATCATCAAGCTTTATGCCGAAATTGTCACAGTTACAAAACACGAGTAATAGACCAACGCGGATATGGAGCGAAAAAATAA
- a CDS encoding HK97 family phage prohead protease, whose amino-acid sequence MNKEFEIRSATLSADEENQKLIGYAVKWNSPSQVLCCDFVESFAPKAFSDSLASGEDVRALFEHDYTKLLGRTSAGTLKLEEDSIGLRFELTPPDTTIGKDLLVSVSRGDITGMSFGFRAIEEEWKFDVEPYQRNVIKADLFEVTVTSVPAYPESSVEIAKRSMVAAKEKTQDKSTALLSKWVDVMGA is encoded by the coding sequence ATGAATAAAGAATTTGAAATCCGCTCCGCAACACTTTCAGCCGATGAAGAAAATCAAAAGCTAATCGGTTATGCGGTGAAATGGAATAGCCCTTCACAAGTGCTTTGCTGTGATTTTGTGGAATCCTTTGCGCCTAAAGCTTTCAGTGACAGCCTAGCAAGTGGCGAAGATGTGCGCGCACTCTTTGAACATGACTACACCAAGTTACTAGGTCGAACAAGTGCGGGAACATTAAAGCTAGAAGAAGATTCAATCGGCTTACGCTTTGAACTAACTCCGCCCGATACAACAATCGGAAAAGATTTATTAGTTAGCGTTTCTCGCGGTGATATTACAGGGATGTCTTTCGGATTCAGAGCTATTGAAGAAGAATGGAAATTTGATGTAGAGCCTTACCAAAGAAACGTAATTAAAGCAGATCTCTTTGAGGTTACAGTAACAAGCGTTCCAGCCTATCCGGAAAGTAGTGTAGAAATCGCTAAGCGTTCGATGGTGGCCGCTAAAGAAAAAACGCAAGATAAATCTACCGCACTTTTAAGCAAGTGGGTTGATGTAATGGGGGCGTAA
- a CDS encoding phage portal protein, producing MWNPFRRKEQRSEPITIDEFLSYMGVNNTGAGEYVSPQTAEALPAVMNAVTVIAEAVASMPCYLYALKEDGRERIYRHPVEYLLNEMPNRNQTPYQFKYTMMRHCLLTGNAYAVIEWNNKGEPVSLTPYQPSAVNIFRKVTGEHIYQVTDLNGVTRNYLQDEMLHLRHSSLDGFMGRSPVTVCRETIGLGLAQQRHGAAIMKNGLMASGLISTAEWLDDAKAQKAVKALERYKGAKNAGKTPILEGSMEYKQLGMTNQDAEWLQSRTFTISDIARIYNISPIFLQDYSNSSYANFSEASRAFLSQTLRPWLTNFEQQLKDALMIDLTSSSKKRHLIEFDTSDLLRTSQNERFNSYDVAIKAGVMSPNEVRRREGLPPYAGGDEFSQAWKQTVEVKRNDSVNENEVNDA from the coding sequence ATGTGGAATCCTTTTAGACGAAAAGAGCAACGCAGCGAACCAATCACTATTGATGAATTCCTATCTTACATGGGCGTAAATAATACTGGCGCGGGTGAATATGTCAGCCCGCAAACGGCAGAGGCTCTACCAGCGGTTATGAACGCCGTAACAGTGATTGCCGAGGCAGTAGCATCTATGCCTTGTTATCTGTACGCACTGAAAGAAGATGGGCGAGAAAGAATCTACCGTCATCCGGTTGAATATCTTTTAAATGAAATGCCTAACCGAAATCAAACGCCTTACCAGTTTAAATATACGATGATGCGCCATTGTTTGCTAACTGGTAATGCTTATGCGGTGATTGAGTGGAATAACAAGGGCGAACCTGTAAGCCTTACACCTTACCAGCCGAGCGCAGTAAATATCTTCCGTAAAGTAACAGGCGAACATATTTACCAAGTAACGGACTTAAACGGAGTAACTAGAAACTATCTTCAAGATGAAATGTTACACCTACGCCATAGTTCCCTTGATGGATTTATGGGGCGTTCACCTGTGACAGTTTGCCGTGAAACTATCGGGCTAGGTTTAGCACAACAACGACACGGTGCAGCAATCATGAAAAACGGATTGATGGCAAGTGGACTAATTTCAACGGCTGAATGGTTAGACGATGCGAAAGCACAGAAAGCAGTGAAAGCCTTAGAGCGTTACAAAGGCGCGAAGAACGCGGGGAAAACACCAATCCTTGAAGGCTCAATGGAATACAAACAATTAGGCATGACAAACCAAGATGCCGAATGGTTACAAAGTCGAACCTTCACAATTTCCGATATAGCTCGAATCTACAATATAAGCCCGATTTTCCTACAAGATTATTCCAATAGTAGCTATGCGAATTTCAGTGAGGCCAGCAGAGCGTTCTTATCACAAACCTTACGCCCATGGCTGACTAACTTTGAACAACAGCTTAAAGATGCCTTAATGATTGACTTAACGAGCAGTAGCAAGAAACGGCACTTAATCGAGTTTGACACAAGCGACTTACTCCGCACCAGTCAAAACGAACGTTTCAATAGTTACGATGTGGCGATTAAAGCGGGCGTAATGTCACCTAACGAAGTACGCAGACGTGAAGGCTTGCCGCCTTATGCTGGCGGTGATGAATTTAGTCAAGCATGGAAACAAACCGTAGAAGTTAAACGCAATGATAGCGTAAACGAAAACGAGGTGAACGATGCCTAG
- a CDS encoding phage major capsid protein yields the protein MFKKLIELRQQKAEKVAEMRSMLEKAEKENRSLNESESVDFEKLKDLVKQMTDEISKYETVADEERSLDAQTKQVEQRNMKQLSNDELRHYVKTGELRNLTTANGEDGGYSVIPQLDKDVMKRLTDDSVMRQLCNVVRLPVGAKEYKKLVSAGGAAVEHGTEGTARNGTATPKLHEVTIALNSIYAYPKTTQEILDFSSIDVLGWLTDEISETFTETEETDLTSGDGNKKSKGFLTYQRTTEDDKVRQFGKLQKIEVAGVAKIDADTLIDAFYTLHSKYRKNAVWVMSSTIAAALQKLKNKNGDYIWRDGLTTDAPATLLGRPVHFLETMPTGGANKAVIAFGDFKRGYFIIDHETGVRTRPDNLTEPGFYKVHTDKYLGGGVVDSNAIKVIETTA from the coding sequence ATGTTTAAAAAACTAATTGAGTTACGCCAACAAAAGGCGGAAAAAGTCGCAGAAATGCGTTCAATGCTTGAAAAAGCAGAAAAAGAAAATCGTTCATTGAATGAATCTGAATCAGTAGATTTTGAAAAGCTGAAAGATTTAGTCAAACAGATGACAGATGAAATCAGCAAGTACGAAACCGTAGCAGATGAAGAACGTAGCCTAGATGCTCAAACTAAACAGGTAGAACAACGCAACATGAAACAACTTTCAAATGATGAGTTACGCCATTATGTTAAAACTGGTGAACTTCGCAATTTAACTACGGCTAACGGTGAAGATGGCGGCTATTCAGTTATCCCACAGTTAGACAAAGATGTAATGAAACGCTTAACAGACGATAGCGTAATGCGCCAACTTTGTAACGTAGTACGCTTACCGGTTGGAGCGAAAGAATACAAGAAATTAGTATCGGCTGGTGGTGCAGCAGTAGAACACGGCACAGAAGGCACAGCACGCAACGGCACAGCAACCCCGAAACTTCATGAAGTAACAATCGCTTTAAATTCAATCTATGCTTATCCTAAGACTACACAAGAAATCTTAGACTTCTCAAGCATTGATGTTTTAGGTTGGCTAACTGATGAAATTTCTGAAACCTTCACAGAAACAGAAGAAACCGATTTAACTTCCGGTGATGGTAACAAAAAATCAAAAGGCTTCTTAACCTACCAACGCACAACCGAAGATGACAAAGTACGCCAATTTGGCAAACTTCAAAAAATTGAAGTAGCAGGCGTAGCGAAGATTGATGCAGATACTTTAATCGATGCGTTCTATACACTTCATAGCAAATACCGTAAAAATGCGGTTTGGGTGATGTCATCAACGATTGCAGCAGCATTACAAAAACTTAAAAACAAAAACGGCGATTATATCTGGCGCGATGGTTTAACAACCGATGCCCCAGCAACATTATTAGGTCGCCCAGTCCACTTCTTAGAAACAATGCCGACAGGCGGAGCAAACAAAGCAGTAATTGCCTTCGGTGACTTCAAGCGCGGATATTTCATTATCGACCACGAAACAGGCGTGCGAACCCGTCCGGACAACTTAACCGAACCTGGATTCTATAAAGTACACACCGATAAATATTTAGGCGGTGGCGTAGTAGATTCAAACGCAATCAAAGTGATTGAAACAACAGCATAA
- a CDS encoding phage head closure protein, whose translation MPRMIRAGKYNKAISLQKQVNETNDYGGFISKWKTVANIRAAVEPLQGREFFASASITNENIVRIRIRYGTNVDNTMRVKYGNRNLEITSIIDSKESHRELQLICKEVSNGKN comes from the coding sequence ATGCCTAGAATGATTAGAGCCGGTAAATATAACAAGGCGATAAGTTTACAAAAACAAGTAAACGAAACTAATGATTATGGCGGATTTATAAGTAAGTGGAAAACCGTTGCGAATATACGCGCAGCAGTTGAACCGTTACAGGGTAGAGAGTTCTTTGCTAGCGCAAGCATAACCAATGAAAACATTGTGCGAATCCGTATTAGATACGGAACGAATGTGGATAACACAATGCGCGTGAAATACGGTAATCGCAACTTAGAAATAACCAGCATCATTGATAGCAAGGAATCACACAGGGAATTACAACTTATTTGTAAAGAGGTAAGCAATGGAAAAAACTGA